A genomic segment from Candidatus Korarchaeum cryptofilum OPF8 encodes:
- a CDS encoding phosphate ABC transporter ATP-binding protein, whose product MRRVALSISDLTVKIGGKEILKRINIEIPERRILAVMGPSGSGKSTLLRAINRLLDLVPGCEVSGRVRIYDTEVYSSDPYKVRRLTGMVFQVPNPFPNMSIYDNVAVGPKMNGLVKDKRELDDLVRWALERAMLWDEVKDRLKDPPNKLSGGQQQRLCLARALALRPKLLLLDEPTANVDPINASKIEEALRGLVESHDITVVFVTHTPYQAVRISDYVAFLYMGELIEFGLTQEIALNPKHELTMRFLKGEA is encoded by the coding sequence ATGAGGAGAGTCGCCCTATCTATAAGCGATCTAACGGTAAAAATTGGAGGGAAGGAGATACTTAAGAGGATAAATATTGAAATTCCGGAGAGGAGGATACTAGCTGTTATGGGACCCTCGGGCTCCGGTAAGTCCACGCTACTGAGAGCGATAAACAGGCTGCTAGATCTAGTCCCCGGATGCGAGGTGAGCGGGAGGGTAAGGATATACGATACCGAGGTCTACTCATCAGATCCCTATAAAGTTAGGAGGCTCACTGGCATGGTCTTCCAGGTGCCGAATCCATTCCCGAACATGAGCATATACGATAACGTTGCCGTAGGCCCTAAGATGAATGGACTCGTGAAGGATAAGAGGGAGCTAGATGATCTCGTCAGGTGGGCCCTTGAGAGAGCTATGCTCTGGGATGAGGTCAAGGATAGGCTCAAGGATCCTCCCAATAAGCTGAGCGGTGGGCAGCAGCAGAGACTCTGCCTAGCTAGAGCTCTAGCTCTGAGGCCGAAGCTCCTACTCCTAGATGAGCCTACAGCCAATGTAGACCCTATAAATGCCTCTAAGATAGAGGAAGCGTTGAGAGGACTAGTCGAGAGCCATGATATAACGGTAGTATTCGTCACGCATACTCCATATCAAGCGGTCAGGATCTCAGATTACGTGGCATTCCTCTACATGGGGGAGCTAATCGAGTTCGGGTTGACGCAAGAGATAGCTCTGAACCCGAAGCACGAGCTCACGATGAGGTTCCTCAAGGGAGAGGCTTGA
- a CDS encoding cupin domain-containing protein — translation MFKMLRGEEARVVETWPGIRRKTLALGERTLLLEVSLKAGAVSKPHSHGNEQIGYVVRGKIKLRIGEEVHYLSQGDAYVIPGNVDHETEAIEDSVVVEVFSPPHELFKRDLEV, via the coding sequence ATGTTCAAGATGCTCAGGGGAGAGGAAGCGAGAGTCGTGGAGACTTGGCCGGGGATCAGGAGGAAGACTCTGGCGCTCGGGGAGAGGACTCTCCTTCTCGAGGTGAGCTTGAAGGCCGGAGCTGTCTCGAAACCCCATTCCCATGGGAATGAGCAGATAGGTTACGTAGTGAGGGGAAAGATAAAGCTCAGGATAGGTGAGGAGGTCCACTATTTAAGCCAGGGGGATGCTTACGTGATCCCGGGGAACGTGGATCATGAGACGGAGGCGATAGAGGATTCTGTAGTGGTTGAAGTGTTCTCCCCTCCCCACGAGCTATTTAAGAGGGATCTGGAGGTGTGA
- the pstA gene encoding phosphate ABC transporter permease PstA yields the protein MAELRELKEKLFLITSLSLAALAILPIFHILLSIFYNGLPVLISAGVDFLVDSPPPPGGGLGGIGPSLVGTFMLAFISSLVGIPLSFASALFSVEFPDNVISRGVRVLSKALLQIPSILVGMLVYTIMVVPMGKFSMLAGSLALAIMMIPYVTTYVEEALENVPKTYREAGYALGLSRTKVVFKISVSIAKRGILTGVLMGFAKVTGETAPLLFTVGKQRQMISLDPLGYTDSISLLIFDFIQTPYANWHRVAWGSALVLTSIFLLIFLATRSLTRRVVL from the coding sequence ATGGCTGAGCTGAGGGAATTGAAGGAGAAGCTATTCTTGATAACTTCCCTATCGCTAGCGGCATTAGCGATACTCCCTATTTTCCACATACTCCTCTCCATCTTCTACAATGGATTGCCCGTCCTCATCTCAGCGGGAGTCGATTTCCTGGTGGACTCCCCTCCCCCTCCAGGAGGGGGATTGGGTGGTATAGGCCCCTCCTTAGTGGGCACTTTCATGCTCGCCTTCATATCCTCCCTAGTAGGGATCCCCCTATCCTTCGCCTCAGCTCTGTTCTCCGTGGAGTTCCCCGATAACGTAATATCCAGGGGAGTGAGGGTCCTCAGCAAAGCTCTCCTTCAGATACCATCCATCTTAGTTGGGATGCTCGTATATACAATAATGGTAGTTCCCATGGGAAAATTCTCAATGCTAGCTGGCTCTTTAGCCTTGGCCATAATGATGATCCCTTATGTTACTACTTACGTTGAGGAAGCCCTGGAAAATGTGCCGAAAACTTATAGGGAGGCTGGTTATGCCCTCGGGCTCTCGAGGACGAAAGTAGTATTTAAGATAAGCGTGAGTATAGCTAAGAGGGGCATACTCACGGGGGTACTGATGGGATTCGCGAAAGTCACCGGGGAGACTGCTCCCCTCCTCTTCACAGTCGGGAAGCAGAGGCAAATGATATCATTAGATCCCTTGGGCTACACGGACTCGATATCGCTCCTGATATTCGACTTCATACAGACTCCATACGCTAACTGGCATAGAGTCGCCTGGGGTTCTGCCTTAGTCCTCACATCGATATTCCTCTTGATATTCCTCGCTACTAGGAGTTTGACTAGGAGGGTGGTCTTATGA
- the ilvD gene encoding dihydroxy-acid dehydratase: protein MDLRWRSRYVTEGPERAPQRSLFKAAGLDDEDLKRPIIGIANSWNEIVPGHVHLDKVAKAVKEGVREAGGTPLEFDTIAICDGIAMGHEGMKAPLPSREVIAASVELMAKAHAFDALVLITSCDKITPGMLMAAARLNIPAVMVNGGCMLPGIHEGKEVAISQLFEAVGQYASGKISEEELRRMESLAVPGPGSCAGLYTANTMAIAGEALGMIPPNTSTIPAVSADRIRAGRLAGRLVMRMLEIGLKPRDIMTYEAFENAIRVDVALGGSTNAVLHLMAIAREAGIELPLELFDRISRETPHLANINPAGPHYVKDLHYAGGVPAIFKELSDMMHLDAITVSGERWRSIIERAEVKDRRVIRPKSDPYHKEGGLAILWGSLAPRGAVVKQTAVDPEMHVFRGKAKPFNSEEEAVKALFDGKIGEGDVVVIRYEGPKGGPGMREMLTATATITGMGLRRVALITDGRFSGATRGPAIGHVSPEAAEGGPIALVEEGDEILIDIPGRKLELLVSEEELDERRKNWKPMKKEESGFLRIFSMLAESADRGAVLRYQ, encoded by the coding sequence ATGGATTTGAGGTGGAGGAGCAGATACGTCACTGAGGGACCTGAGAGGGCCCCTCAGAGATCTCTATTCAAGGCAGCAGGTCTTGATGATGAGGATCTCAAGAGACCGATAATAGGAATAGCCAATTCCTGGAACGAGATAGTGCCGGGGCACGTTCACCTCGATAAAGTAGCTAAAGCAGTTAAGGAGGGAGTCAGGGAGGCTGGAGGAACTCCGTTGGAGTTCGACACTATAGCTATATGCGACGGGATAGCTATGGGTCACGAGGGGATGAAAGCTCCCCTCCCCAGTAGGGAAGTAATAGCTGCGAGCGTGGAGCTCATGGCGAAGGCCCATGCTTTCGATGCTCTCGTCCTGATAACTTCATGCGATAAGATAACTCCTGGAATGCTCATGGCCGCAGCGAGGCTGAACATACCAGCTGTAATGGTTAACGGGGGCTGCATGCTCCCGGGAATTCACGAGGGGAAGGAGGTAGCGATAAGCCAGTTGTTCGAAGCAGTCGGCCAGTACGCCTCGGGGAAGATTAGCGAGGAGGAACTTAGGAGGATGGAATCTCTAGCTGTCCCAGGCCCGGGGTCTTGCGCGGGGCTTTACACAGCTAATACGATGGCTATAGCCGGCGAGGCTCTCGGCATGATCCCTCCAAACACTTCCACTATACCAGCAGTATCGGCTGACAGGATAAGGGCTGGAAGGCTCGCTGGGAGATTGGTCATGAGGATGCTCGAGATAGGGCTGAAGCCGAGGGATATAATGACTTATGAGGCATTCGAAAATGCCATAAGAGTGGATGTAGCTCTGGGAGGATCTACTAATGCTGTACTGCATCTCATGGCGATAGCTAGGGAAGCTGGCATAGAGCTGCCCCTGGAACTGTTCGATAGGATAAGCAGGGAGACCCCTCACTTAGCCAATATAAATCCGGCTGGCCCCCATTACGTCAAGGATCTGCATTACGCAGGGGGAGTGCCCGCCATATTCAAGGAGCTCTCCGATATGATGCACCTCGACGCCATTACAGTGTCAGGGGAGAGGTGGAGGAGCATAATCGAGAGAGCTGAGGTTAAGGATAGGAGAGTCATAAGGCCCAAGAGCGACCCTTACCATAAGGAGGGTGGTCTAGCGATTCTCTGGGGCAGTTTGGCTCCTAGAGGAGCTGTAGTGAAGCAGACAGCTGTGGATCCGGAGATGCATGTCTTCAGGGGTAAGGCTAAGCCGTTCAACTCCGAGGAGGAAGCTGTTAAAGCTCTATTCGATGGTAAGATAGGGGAAGGCGATGTCGTAGTAATAAGGTACGAGGGCCCGAAGGGAGGGCCTGGGATGAGGGAGATGCTCACAGCTACCGCTACCATAACTGGAATGGGTCTGAGGAGAGTCGCACTGATAACTGATGGTAGATTCTCCGGAGCCACTAGAGGACCTGCTATAGGCCATGTCTCCCCTGAGGCAGCCGAGGGAGGGCCCATAGCTTTAGTGGAGGAAGGCGATGAGATACTGATAGATATACCGGGGAGGAAGCTCGAGCTATTAGTGAGCGAGGAGGAGCTGGATGAGAGGAGGAAGAATTGGAAACCGATGAAAAAGGAGGAGTCAGGATTCCTGAGGATATTCTCGATGCTAGCTGAGTCAGCTGATAGGGGGGCTGTACTGAGATATCAGTAG
- a CDS encoding Nramp family divalent metal transporter, with amino-acid sequence MATKVMGMEKESLILGRFKKPFDIKELPKFPGYAAMIGPGIVWAGLSQGSGELIWWPYMVAKYGVFFLSWLIFYASLQYWINLEIARYTMATGEGIFEGFHRVHRIYGWAMFIMSMIVMLWVGGYVSSGATALAALTKFPAGWDAAGQTRFWAEVAIIVIWIIFILGPVAYKVVEYVEILAAFISFGGMLIAVLLSPAVAKVAGEYFPALIPWYASGFNMLPQNFDAKDMNIFITLIAYTGAGGFWNLLYSYWVRDKNAAMAAHIGRVTSPITGEPEPIPGVGVAFTASPEAHEEWKKWMTWQWIENLIGVVMNTLTIVLTTLLTYAILRPEYLATGKLPSGFKLVVYQAEWFGHLWGDVGRGILYIVGFFFLVDAYITALDGAGRTVASNLYTVPGIPERVEYRKIYYWVVTIFTVIGMITVLLEQPGVLVLLTGVTNMLIMVIFTWVFFYQNFVLLPKIHPAGKIVRPSWIVLIFLLISAIFFTYSFALYLDVTF; translated from the coding sequence ATGGCCACAAAGGTGATGGGCATGGAGAAGGAGAGCCTCATTCTAGGGAGGTTCAAGAAGCCCTTCGACATCAAGGAACTGCCGAAGTTCCCAGGATACGCTGCTATGATAGGTCCCGGGATAGTCTGGGCGGGGCTCTCCCAGGGGAGCGGGGAGCTCATATGGTGGCCCTACATGGTCGCGAAATACGGAGTTTTCTTCCTCAGCTGGCTCATATTCTACGCTAGCCTCCAGTACTGGATAAACCTGGAGATAGCTAGGTACACTATGGCCACTGGCGAGGGGATATTCGAGGGGTTCCACAGGGTCCACAGGATATACGGATGGGCCATGTTCATCATGTCCATGATAGTCATGCTCTGGGTCGGAGGGTACGTCTCGAGCGGTGCGACCGCTCTCGCAGCCTTGACTAAATTCCCGGCCGGCTGGGATGCCGCTGGGCAGACCAGGTTCTGGGCTGAAGTAGCTATAATCGTCATATGGATAATATTCATACTGGGGCCCGTCGCTTACAAGGTGGTGGAATACGTCGAGATCCTGGCGGCTTTCATCTCATTCGGAGGTATGCTCATAGCTGTCCTCCTCTCACCGGCCGTAGCGAAAGTAGCTGGCGAGTACTTCCCTGCCCTGATTCCCTGGTACGCTAGCGGTTTCAACATGCTACCTCAGAACTTCGATGCCAAGGATATGAATATATTCATCACGCTGATAGCTTACACCGGAGCCGGCGGTTTCTGGAACCTCCTATACAGCTACTGGGTCAGGGATAAGAACGCTGCGATGGCAGCTCACATAGGGCGTGTGACGAGTCCTATAACAGGGGAACCCGAGCCCATACCGGGTGTGGGAGTAGCTTTCACAGCGAGCCCAGAGGCCCATGAGGAGTGGAAGAAGTGGATGACTTGGCAGTGGATTGAGAACTTGATAGGGGTTGTGATGAACACTCTCACGATAGTTCTGACGACCCTACTCACTTACGCAATCCTCAGGCCCGAGTACTTAGCGACGGGGAAGCTGCCCTCCGGATTCAAGCTAGTGGTATATCAAGCCGAGTGGTTCGGCCACCTGTGGGGAGATGTTGGAAGGGGGATACTGTACATAGTGGGCTTCTTCTTCCTAGTCGATGCATATATAACTGCCTTAGACGGTGCAGGGAGGACTGTAGCCAGCAACCTGTACACGGTACCTGGGATACCCGAGAGAGTCGAGTACCGCAAGATATACTACTGGGTCGTGACAATATTCACAGTGATCGGGATGATAACTGTCCTGCTGGAGCAGCCCGGCGTACTAGTTCTACTGACCGGCGTGACCAATATGCTGATAATGGTCATATTCACGTGGGTCTTCTTCTACCAGAACTTCGTGCTTCTGCCTAAGATACACCCAGCCGGGAAGATAGTGAGGCCCTCTTGGATAGTCCTCATATTCCTCTTGATAAGCGCGATATTCTTCACGTACTCCTTCGCTCTCTACCTCGATGTGACCTTCTAA
- the pstC gene encoding phosphate ABC transporter permease subunit PstC, with amino-acid sequence MGSRWSSISLPKYDRGFYLSLLPFASLIFAIFLALTYVIASASYPSISKFGVKLFTENVWSPSEMGEEFVRYGLLAPLYGTVITSSLAAIIALPLSLSTVYLVEEMTNSRVKELLSTAIDLMAGLPTVLYGLWGLDVMIPFLRENLMKPLHSALPWLPLFSCEPLSGASILSAGILLAIMIIPFMHSLIQDAYRSVPWIYREAILSIGANRYEYYKMMISLIKPAVFGSLLLGIGRASSETVAVTLVIGNAFNISFCIFAPGYTIPSLIANQFSESNFYPYMQSTLYAGGLVLLIVGALFSALALLMMRKVRKLYG; translated from the coding sequence ATGGGATCGCGATGGTCCTCTATCTCACTCCCTAAATATGACAGGGGCTTCTACTTATCACTATTGCCCTTCGCCTCCCTCATTTTCGCAATATTCTTAGCGCTCACATACGTGATAGCTTCAGCCTCATACCCCTCGATATCCAAGTTCGGCGTTAAGCTCTTCACCGAGAACGTCTGGAGCCCATCGGAAATGGGGGAGGAGTTCGTGAGGTACGGATTATTAGCTCCCCTCTATGGGACCGTAATTACCTCCTCTCTAGCTGCTATAATAGCGCTTCCCCTCTCCCTATCCACTGTTTACTTAGTCGAGGAGATGACGAACTCTAGAGTGAAGGAATTGCTATCGACAGCTATAGATCTCATGGCAGGACTCCCGACTGTCTTATACGGGCTCTGGGGATTGGATGTCATGATACCTTTCCTCAGGGAGAATTTAATGAAGCCACTACACTCAGCCCTCCCCTGGCTACCTCTCTTCTCCTGCGAACCATTGAGCGGGGCCTCGATACTCTCCGCCGGCATTCTATTGGCCATAATGATAATACCTTTCATGCACAGTCTGATACAGGATGCCTACAGGAGCGTCCCATGGATTTACAGGGAGGCGATACTCTCGATAGGGGCTAATAGGTACGAGTACTATAAGATGATGATCTCCCTCATAAAGCCCGCTGTATTCGGCTCCCTCCTCTTGGGCATAGGGAGGGCGTCGAGCGAAACTGTCGCGGTTACGTTAGTGATAGGGAATGCATTCAACATATCCTTCTGCATATTCGCCCCGGGATATACGATACCCTCGCTGATAGCTAATCAATTCTCGGAGTCCAACTTCTACCCATATATGCAGAGCACTCTTTATGCAGGCGGTTTAGTTCTGCTCATCGTAGGCGCTCTCTTCAGCGCTTTAGCCCTCTTGATGATGAGGAAGGTGAGGAAATTATATGGCTGA
- a CDS encoding cupin domain-containing protein, with product MPKYVVKPDEVVGGAPMERKNVRDLKVIYPETVDPPPKSLILGVVEVDPGHHTPLHRHKCEEVYYILEGEGEVEIEGERYEIKRGYGVFLPEGVRHRIFNKGESVLRYVVVGGIMFVPLIPKWPTESPYEIME from the coding sequence ATGCCCAAGTATGTGGTGAAGCCGGATGAGGTAGTAGGAGGGGCCCCGATGGAGAGGAAGAACGTGAGGGATCTCAAAGTAATTTACCCGGAGACAGTGGATCCTCCACCTAAGTCCCTGATACTGGGGGTAGTTGAAGTGGATCCCGGGCATCACACCCCCCTCCACAGGCACAAGTGCGAGGAGGTCTACTACATACTGGAGGGTGAGGGGGAAGTCGAGATAGAGGGTGAGAGGTACGAAATTAAGAGAGGATATGGGGTCTTCCTCCCAGAGGGAGTTAGGCACAGGATATTCAACAAGGGAGAGAGCGTTTTGAGGTACGTCGTCGTCGGAGGGATAATGTTCGTCCCCCTGATACCCAAGTGGCCCACGGAATCCCCCTACGAGATAATGGAGTAG
- the ppdK gene encoding pyruvate, phosphate dikinase yields the protein MRKLVYTYDESDPEDVKLLGGKGAGLVLMYKQGLPVPPGITITTEACKLFYSNGERLPDGLMDEVREAMRWLEERTGRKFGDPRNPLLVSVRSGAPVSMPGMMDTVLNLGLNDDTLRGLIELTGNERFAYDAYRRFLQMFGSIVLGIDKKVFDDIFEEIKRERGAKYDSELSADDLKEVVRRFKEVLGDKFPQDPWKQLELAIMAVFRSWNSPRAVFYRKANNITPDVADGTAVNIVAMVFGNMGFDSGTGVLFTRDPATGENVLYGEFLPNAQGEDVVAGIRTPKSIEELKNERPDLYKQIYDMAKKLERVKKEVQDIEFTIERGKVFLLQTRNAKMTPLARVKTVVDMYEEGLVTKEEALARVKPEHIIGLLYPRLDESYLKKHGISPIAEGLNASPGAATGRVVFDADTAVEWRNRGERVILVREETRPDDVHGFYASEGILTSRGGMTSHASVVARAIGKPAVVGVEKIKIDYDKREFRVDGITVREGDVITIDGFTGKVYLGEIPTAKAELPREFFEILRMADEVRSLGVRANADTPEDAEIARRFGAEGIGLLRTERMFRRPERLSIFQQVIMARDSEERREAMNKLVPFLRNDFLEIFRVMEGLKVTVRLFDPPLHEFLPSSDELLEKLCEARMRGDSDEVSKLESLLRRVRELREANPMMGHRGVRVGVTYPEIYEAQVRAIVEAYLQLRKEGKDLQVQIMIPQVADYREIKYVKEKAIEPVFKEYGVRMPVGTMIEVVRACITADKIAKEADFFSFGTNDLTQGVFTFSRDDVENKFMHDYLEKGILDFDVFQSLDTEGVGELMRIAVEKGRAANPNLEIGICGEHGGDPKSIEFCHRIKLDYVSASAFRVPVARLAAAHAALREGSGVPNLLIFYNQASPLRNLIVSSCFGFRAISCVNPNSISSPM from the coding sequence ATGAGGAAGCTGGTCTATACCTACGATGAATCCGATCCTGAGGATGTCAAGCTCCTCGGGGGTAAAGGCGCCGGTCTAGTTCTCATGTATAAACAGGGTCTCCCAGTACCTCCCGGGATAACGATAACTACGGAGGCATGCAAGCTCTTCTACTCGAATGGTGAGAGGCTGCCGGATGGCCTCATGGATGAAGTTAGGGAAGCGATGAGGTGGCTGGAGGAGAGGACCGGGAGGAAATTCGGGGATCCGAGAAATCCGCTCCTAGTCTCCGTGAGGAGCGGGGCCCCCGTTTCAATGCCGGGGATGATGGATACCGTTCTCAACTTAGGGCTGAACGATGATACTCTCAGGGGCTTGATCGAGCTCACTGGGAATGAGAGGTTCGCGTACGATGCTTACAGACGCTTCCTCCAGATGTTCGGTAGCATAGTGCTGGGGATAGATAAGAAGGTCTTCGATGATATATTCGAGGAGATAAAGAGGGAGAGAGGAGCTAAATATGATTCAGAGCTCAGCGCTGATGATCTCAAGGAAGTGGTCAGGAGATTTAAGGAAGTTCTAGGGGATAAGTTCCCTCAGGATCCATGGAAACAATTGGAGCTAGCTATAATGGCTGTATTTAGATCTTGGAACTCTCCGAGGGCTGTATTCTACAGGAAGGCCAATAACATAACTCCAGATGTAGCAGACGGAACTGCTGTGAACATAGTGGCTATGGTCTTCGGTAACATGGGCTTCGATTCCGGGACCGGAGTATTATTCACGAGGGACCCAGCTACTGGCGAGAACGTCCTCTACGGTGAGTTCCTCCCGAACGCTCAGGGGGAGGATGTGGTAGCTGGGATAAGGACCCCTAAGAGCATAGAGGAGCTGAAGAACGAGAGACCGGATCTCTACAAGCAGATATACGATATGGCTAAGAAACTGGAGAGGGTGAAGAAGGAAGTTCAGGACATAGAGTTCACGATCGAGAGAGGGAAGGTATTTCTCCTGCAGACTAGGAACGCTAAGATGACCCCTCTAGCTAGAGTGAAGACTGTCGTAGATATGTACGAGGAGGGGCTCGTCACTAAGGAGGAAGCTCTAGCTAGAGTCAAGCCTGAGCACATAATAGGCTTGCTCTACCCTAGGTTGGATGAATCCTACTTGAAGAAGCACGGGATAAGCCCTATAGCTGAGGGATTGAACGCATCCCCTGGAGCTGCCACTGGCAGAGTGGTTTTCGATGCTGATACAGCTGTGGAGTGGAGGAACAGGGGTGAGAGGGTAATATTAGTGAGGGAGGAGACGAGGCCGGATGATGTCCACGGTTTCTACGCATCCGAAGGGATACTGACGAGCAGGGGAGGTATGACTAGCCATGCTTCAGTCGTAGCCAGGGCAATAGGGAAGCCGGCTGTAGTGGGGGTTGAGAAGATAAAGATAGACTACGATAAGAGGGAGTTCAGGGTAGATGGGATAACTGTGAGGGAGGGGGATGTTATAACTATAGATGGCTTCACCGGGAAGGTTTACCTGGGCGAGATACCAACAGCAAAAGCTGAGCTCCCCAGAGAGTTCTTCGAGATACTGAGGATGGCTGATGAAGTGAGGAGCCTGGGAGTTAGAGCTAACGCTGATACTCCTGAGGATGCTGAGATAGCTAGGAGATTTGGTGCTGAGGGAATAGGTCTTCTGAGGACGGAGAGGATGTTCAGGAGGCCTGAGAGACTCTCTATATTCCAGCAGGTCATAATGGCAAGGGACAGTGAGGAGAGAAGAGAGGCAATGAATAAGCTAGTCCCGTTCCTGAGAAACGACTTCTTGGAGATATTCAGAGTGATGGAAGGGCTGAAGGTGACAGTTAGGCTCTTCGATCCTCCGCTCCACGAGTTCCTCCCGAGCTCGGATGAGCTATTGGAGAAGTTATGCGAAGCTAGGATGAGAGGGGACTCCGATGAAGTGAGCAAGCTAGAATCTCTCTTGAGGAGGGTGAGGGAGCTGAGGGAAGCGAATCCGATGATGGGGCACAGGGGTGTGAGAGTGGGTGTTACATACCCTGAGATATATGAAGCTCAGGTCAGGGCTATAGTTGAAGCCTACCTGCAGCTCAGGAAGGAGGGGAAGGACTTGCAAGTTCAGATAATGATACCTCAGGTCGCGGATTACAGGGAGATAAAGTACGTGAAGGAGAAAGCCATAGAACCCGTATTTAAGGAGTACGGGGTCAGGATGCCAGTTGGAACAATGATAGAAGTTGTTAGGGCTTGCATAACAGCCGATAAGATAGCTAAGGAGGCAGATTTCTTCAGCTTCGGGACCAACGACTTGACTCAGGGGGTATTCACTTTCAGCAGGGATGATGTCGAGAACAAGTTCATGCACGATTACCTGGAGAAAGGGATACTAGATTTCGATGTCTTCCAGAGCTTGGACACTGAGGGAGTAGGGGAGCTCATGAGGATAGCTGTTGAGAAGGGCAGGGCTGCGAATCCCAACCTGGAGATAGGGATATGCGGGGAGCACGGAGGGGATCCGAAGAGCATAGAGTTCTGCCATAGGATAAAGCTTGATTATGTAAGTGCATCCGCTTTCAGGGTTCCAGTAGCGAGGCTAGCTGCTGCTCACGCAGCCCTGAGGGAGGGGAGTGGAGTTCCCAATCTACTGATTTTTTACAATCAAGCCTCTCCCTTGAGGAACCTCATCGTGAGCTCGTGCTTCGGGTTCAGAGCTATCTCTTGCGTCAACCCGAACTCGATTAGCTCCCCCATGTAG
- a CDS encoding DJ-1/PfpI family protein, translating to MAKRVLIVAGDAVEAQELFYPYWRLKEEGFEVHVAAPTKKVLMTVVHDFEPGWETYTEKPGYRFVWVDKEFKEVKPEDYDGLVIPGGRAPEYIRLNEDLERIVRHFMEKRKPLAAICHGPLVLTGYKLIEPGMNVTSYAAVAPDLKAHGANWHDKEVVICRGHIVTARAWPDLPYWMREFIRILKEK from the coding sequence ATGGCCAAGAGGGTATTGATAGTAGCTGGTGATGCTGTCGAAGCCCAGGAGCTCTTTTACCCGTATTGGAGGTTGAAGGAGGAGGGCTTCGAGGTCCATGTGGCTGCACCAACTAAGAAAGTCCTGATGACAGTTGTGCACGACTTCGAGCCAGGCTGGGAGACTTACACGGAGAAGCCCGGGTACAGGTTCGTTTGGGTGGATAAGGAGTTCAAGGAAGTGAAACCTGAGGATTACGATGGTTTGGTGATACCCGGAGGGAGGGCGCCTGAGTACATCAGACTCAACGAGGACCTTGAGAGGATAGTGAGGCATTTCATGGAGAAGAGAAAGCCCTTAGCTGCTATATGCCATGGCCCTCTTGTCCTCACTGGTTACAAGCTCATAGAACCTGGTATGAATGTGACTTCATATGCAGCGGTTGCTCCGGACCTGAAGGCCCACGGAGCCAATTGGCACGATAAGGAGGTAGTGATATGCAGGGGCCACATCGTCACAGCTAGGGCCTGGCCGGATCTACCTTACTGGATGAGGGAGTTCATAAGGATCCTGAAGGAGAAGTGA